From a single Flavobacterium sp. genomic region:
- a CDS encoding alpha/beta hydrolase codes for MISYTIYKNESSSEWVTFVHGAGGSSSVWFKQIRDFQKHFNVLLLDLRGHGDSKEPLKSAFKQQYTFKAIAEDIVEVINHLKIESSHFVGISLGSIVIRQLAEMHPNRVKSMILGGAILKMNFRSQVLMRLGNMFKYVLPYLVLYKFFAFVIMPKKNHKQSRLLFINEAKKLYQKEFIKWFKLTAEINPVLRWFRQKELNIPTLYVMGQEDYMFLPTVKQVVANHVKTAELFIIQNCGHVVNVEQPVIFNETVIGYLKGR; via the coding sequence TTGATTTCCTATACAATTTATAAAAATGAATCGAGTTCAGAGTGGGTTACTTTTGTTCATGGAGCAGGAGGAAGTTCGTCTGTATGGTTTAAGCAAATTCGTGATTTTCAGAAGCATTTTAATGTTTTGCTTTTGGATTTAAGAGGTCATGGCGATTCAAAAGAACCATTGAAATCGGCATTTAAGCAGCAATATACGTTTAAAGCCATTGCCGAAGATATTGTTGAGGTAATCAATCATTTAAAAATAGAATCGTCTCATTTTGTGGGAATTTCATTGGGTTCCATCGTCATTCGTCAATTGGCAGAAATGCATCCTAATCGAGTGAAAAGCATGATTTTAGGCGGTGCCATTTTAAAAATGAATTTCCGTTCTCAAGTATTAATGCGCTTGGGTAATATGTTTAAATACGTGTTGCCTTATTTGGTTTTGTACAAGTTTTTTGCGTTTGTGATTATGCCAAAAAAGAACCACAAACAATCACGCTTACTGTTTATTAATGAAGCGAAGAAATTATACCAAAAAGAATTTATTAAATGGTTCAAACTCACTGCTGAAATCAATCCTGTTTTGCGTTGGTTTCGCCAAAAAGAACTGAACATTCCCACATTATATGTTATGGGACAAGAAGATTATATGTTTCTACCCACAGTAAAGCAAGTAGTTGCCAATCATGTAAAAACGGCCGAACTTTTCATCATTCAAAATTGTGGTCATGTAGTGAATGTAGAGCAACCCGTAATTTTTAACGAAACGGTGATTGGGTATTTGAAGGGAAGGTAG